The following are encoded together in the Azotosporobacter soli genome:
- a CDS encoding heparan-alpha-glucosaminide N-acetyltransferase, with the protein MRIWEIDFLRGLAVLLMIAFHFIVDLHDFFAVPLDYQNGFFFLIGKLSACLFIFIAGISTHFSRNPFRHGLHVLSWGLTITVVTYFYEPTTYIRFGILHLLGSSLLFASFLRHYNVWQQSILGFFILLLGNFWPGNNWLRQSWLLPLGYPPASFATLDYYPLLPWFGLFLLGMAGGSFFYPAHRSFFVQSPPDTPLHFLGRHALAIYLLHQPLLLVLLTCAFSLRQ; encoded by the coding sequence ATGCGAATCTGGGAAATCGACTTTTTACGCGGCCTAGCCGTGCTCTTGATGATAGCCTTTCACTTTATCGTCGACTTGCACGATTTTTTTGCCGTGCCGCTAGATTATCAAAACGGCTTTTTCTTTCTCATCGGCAAACTGTCTGCTTGCCTCTTTATTTTCATTGCAGGAATCAGCACTCATTTCAGTCGCAATCCGTTTCGCCATGGTTTGCACGTTTTATCCTGGGGCCTCACAATAACAGTGGTGACTTACTTTTATGAACCGACAACTTACATCCGTTTCGGCATTTTGCACTTACTCGGCAGCAGTTTGCTCTTTGCTTCCTTTTTACGTCACTACAACGTTTGGCAACAAAGCATACTTGGCTTTTTCATCCTATTGCTTGGAAACTTTTGGCCCGGCAACAACTGGCTGCGTCAAAGCTGGCTGCTGCCGCTCGGCTATCCCCCCGCCAGCTTTGCTACACTTGACTATTATCCGCTCCTTCCTTGGTTCGGCCTATTTCTACTCGGCATGGCAGGAGGAAGTTTTTTTTATCCGGCTCACCGCTCCTTTTTCGTTCAATCGCCGCCTGATACACCGCTTCATTTTCTCGGTCGCCATGCACTAGCAATATATCTGCTGCATCAACCATTGCTGCTCGTCTTATTAACCTGTGCATTTTCCTTGCGTCAATAA